The sequence TTTAGTGCATATCATCTCCTCTCCTCTATCTAAAATTTCTACCCCTCTCTTCTCTTCTTGATCCCACATTTTTCAACTCCTCATGttcattttttctctctttcccatACCATTTTAGCATTAAGTGTCGATCGTCTAACCAAATTTGAATTCTTGATTATGAAAGGGACATTTGGATGAAAGGCTACCAAACTTCATTTATTTTCCACAAAACTTGAAATCTTCACTACCAAAATAAGGGGTTCCATACCAATTAAAAGCACAAGCCTTCTTTGTGAAGGCTATGCCTTTTCTTCTTAATGAAGGTTGTCCCTTCCATTTAATCTATTTGCATTTCCATTTTTCTTCTACAATAACTCTACAATTTCCCCTTCATGCAACATTAAAATTAATGCCCTGTACATTTTCTTACTTCATTGACCACACATTTCTTAACGTTGAAGGGTCTTTTCCAGGGATGTGTCATAAAGGACAATTTTCCAACTCCCTAAAAAATCTTGTTTTCATCTATTGCTATGCATATCCAAATTTAAACATAATGTTGAAAAGAAGACACATCAAATGTCATAGCCAATAAATAAACATTTTCATAAACTACTTTCTTTACAACCATAATATCTATCAAATTTTGGCAACACATTGTAAGAGCACTTCTTAAGTAATGTGTATGTAGAAGAGAACAAAAGACTCTATTAAAACCTACAATCTTCTAGATGTAAACAAGATTATTAATAATCATGTTAGAAAGAAATGACTAAATAATAAAGCACCATTAAGCATGCATTAAGTAAAATATGATAACCTTTTCCAACATACTCTTTGCCCGTGCTAAAGTGGGTGCATAATAGGGTTCGGATATCAATGATAGCATAATAAATATGCTCTGTTAAACTATATGCCAAAAGTGGATGCATAGATAAAGCAATAAGGAGTTTGATAGATTGCCTCAATCAATTGTTGAAGATGAGGAAATGTAGACAGGACATGTACCTTTCTACAAGAAATGTGTCTTGTTATGCAAGATGCCACACACCCTCCTACAAACCTACATGCCATAGCAACACCTACCTTTTCCCTATAGACCATCCCTAATTATTAAATGTCCTATAGAATTTCATAATATGCCTAAAATTATTCCTTTCATTCAATATAATATgctttcaaatgaaaaaaaaataaaccaTTAGAAAAAATCAAACTACCAATTAAAAAGGGAAAATCATGACAAGATAAAAATTCTGACATGATTCCTATAAAAGAATTCTGTGTAAATAATAAGGCGGAAACATTAGTCATTCCAAAAGTTCTTCCTTTTATTCAATATATAGTGTTTCCGAATGAAATAATAAGAAAGCTAACCACTTGGAAAATTCCAGCCACCAATAACAAAATTCAGAGCTCTGCCCGGAAGGTTGGACGAAGAGAACGGTAGTTTGAAAGGTACCTTTATGTTCTTAATTTCATGCTCCTTTGGCCCCTATTTTTTTAAGCTTGAATTACAGTTTCATTATTTTCAGCCGACAATTAAAATGATGCTCATCTCTCCTCTGTACCAACAGAGTAAACGTTAttgtgattatttatttattaggtTCCATAAGCTATGCAAAGTGCGCCGAATATGCTGGATATTTTCCAATTTAAATCGTGACAAATGGTGGATATTTGCTATGTTCAAAGTTAATCAGGATAGCAAAATTAAAGTTTCTTGTTTTGTTGTAGCTTAATTAAAGCTTTAAAATTAAGAAAGGGAATTATTTTAACATCACCAAAAACAAAAATAACTATTTCCTATTTCTTGTTACTCGATAGTAGCAATAAATAAGTTGTCGGAGTTAACGTTTATCTCTGTGTCTCATCTGTAACAGAAGCTATAAAGCAGGCTTCTGGAAAGCTCCCAATTCAGGGACATTTTGTAACTCGAGAATCATGTCTAACGGAGTGCCTACATCTGCTGTATTGAAGAGGTAATTACTTGCTTTGCCTTCCGCTTTTGCTTTGAGTTCTCTGGTTAAGGTTGTAATGTTATCTGGAtttctttttctgcaatacaatCATAGTTTACTTAGAATTTAAAGACAATAATTAAAACTGTCTGTAAAATGCAGACTGGAAGGAAAGGTTGCAGTAATCACAGGAGGATCGCGAGGACTTGGTGAAGCCACCGTTAGGCTGTTTGTCAATCATGGAGCCAAAGTCATAATTGCAGACATTGCAGATGACGCTGGCATGAAAGTGGCCAAATCCCTTTATCCCTGGGCGACATATATCCATTGTGACGTGAGCAAAGAGCAAGATGTGAGCGCAGCAGTTGATTTGGCCATTGAGAAGCACGGAAAACTAGACATAATGTATAACAACGCAGGAATCAGCAACACCCAGAAGGGGAGCGTGGCAGAGTATGAGATGGAACAATTCGAGCGAGTGTTGAACATAAATCTGAAAGGAGTAATGCATGGCATTAAACACGCAGCCCGTGTTATGATCCCCAGGAAAATGGGCTGCATTATTTCTACGGCCAGTATAGCAGGTGTTATGGGAGGAACTTCTACTTACTCCTACACAGCCTCCAAACATGCAGTCATTGGGCTGACTAAAAATGGTGCGGTCGAACTTGGGAAATATGGTATAAGAGTGAATTGTATTTCTCCTGGTGTTGTAGTCACAGATATGGTGGTGAATTTCCTTGGAGAGACCCCTACACCAGAGCTAAAGGCTCAGCTGGAGGCTTCGTTTAGCAGCCGGGGAAACTTAAAGGAAGCAATCCTTGAAGCAGAGGATATTGCAGAGGCTGCTCTGTATCTGGCGAGTGAGGGATCCAAATATGTAAACGGCCATAATATTGTGGTAGATGGAGGATTAACAATTGTAAACAACGAATGGGCACTGTATTAGTGATCGATGGCAGACACAGAAGCCAATTTCATTTCTTCACAAGAATTTTTATGTTTGTATTGTAGCAAGTTCAGGAAGATTGCAATTAACTTGGAATTGTTGCTTGGTACCTTAAAAGTTTCGATGATTTATGGGAATAAATTTCTGCCATAATCCttgaaacaaataaaacaaataaataaatagtgACTCTTGAACCTCTAGATTTCAATTCAAAATGAAAATTGAGCAGTTGGAAAAGAgtaatttgattattattattCGTCGTAGTACGATATAAATGTGATATCTGATGTTGGtgttttattctattttaataGATATTTAAAACTTAGGAATTATGTATGAAAAAAATATTAGAATATTAGGAGAgaattttgataagatttgaactgATGTAAATAATTTTGTCTTCATTATCTATTTTGTAATGAGATTGCATTCTGTGCTTGTTTCTTGATAGGACCATCATGTAGATGTATATTTTTTAAGAATACATTGTCCAATTTAGTTTGTCTCATCTAAATTAGTTTTATATTGATACAACTTTTAGAATCTATTATACATCATCTTCTAACTTATTGTTAAAAATGGCTTGTATTGAAAAGTATAATGAATTCATATACATGTAGAGATGCACCTTGAAAGTTCTTGTGAATTGGATTTAGATTTTGTGTGATAATTctcaaatttttccaaaatttgTTTTCTAGTTTAATTTCTAATGACATTGCAGTTCCTATAAATATTTACTAACTtctctaatgatttatttagatgtgGGAAATTTGATTTTTGAGTGGCATGAACTAGTTCACTTAATCTACCCTAGTCCATGTGAGAAATAATTATGGATTGAGATTGGTTTGGGCTATGGGGATCTACATTAGAGTTTGGTGTTTTGGACCTAttgataaaaaaatagaaatactcTAGATAATATATAATAGATCTTGCAACTTAATATATGAAATAGttcaatatatttataatatacaaTAAAATACTTGAGGTGGGGCAAGACATATGATACTTCTTTTTGGAAGGAAGCCACATGATGTTTCTCCCTATGTTAAATTACctaaaaatataaaatacaaaatttaATTCCAGAATGCAAACACATCAATGATATAGTATTTCTTTGATGAAATCACCCTGTAAAATATTAAAAATCCTTTGAGACGGGAACCTCCTTTCAGTATTACTTTATTCAATATATTTTAAGATCAATTCATTCTACTATTAAACCTTTTTATTCATAATGATTCTACCCAAATGCAAAACTACTTACCTAACACTTGTGATAaacctattttgaaaaaatagtcaCTTACAAAGTATATGTTTAATGTGCTTTTAATTAAATCAAGTAATAGTTAGGGTCATAGGGCTTAACCTATCATCCCCTTCAAATATGTTTATCCTCAAACATTACGATTAGGGAATTTATTTTAGGTGGAAGAAGGGTATGCATGTTGCATTGTTTAATTGAAACCCATGACACTACTTGAGAGCCTTGATGACACTACAACCATGGAGGTGGTGGGAAAGTCTATCAAGTATGTACTTCACATTGAGAATAATAGATTCTTGATGTAGGTTATGAGATGAGATGAAAGACTATTTAGATTTTCATAAATTTATGTCCTTCCATGCCTAAGTATACATATTTAATATTTCCATTTAACTTCTCACATTTTCTAGTAATAATTTACATGAAAAAAAAAGTTATTtaatattttgaagaaaaaaaaatatcCTTTAGATATTGATCTTTAGAAGTACTTGTTTAGTTTAGAAAATTATCGAATGAACATCTTGTAGCTaaagatattatatggattatttATAGAACTATTTGTTTTGAAATAATCGTTTTGGTTCATATTATTTCTTCTTGTTAATAAATAACAcgtgtatttttgcatttttattaTGAAAAACTAAACAtatttttagttttcttttgttatTGATATGTTAGTATGACCATAGGCCAAGATTGTTTttgaataattatatttttattttatacacTAAAGGCCAAAAAAACACTTTATATCCTTTTTATAGGAAAATAATAATGAGTTATAGGTCATATAAACTATAGCACAAGTGATGTATAGTTTagtatatttattaaataatataagaaATATAATTCAAGTAATTTAATCAAAAGAATATTGAAGTATACTATTCAATCACTCAAATGACTAAAAAGAGGGTCCATTATTCAGAATGTACGGTGTAGTTCAATTGTTTTGTTGTGTTCAGAGTGTTTTATTTACTTACTATATTAATTATATTCTTTAAGTTTTTCACCACATTTTATTCTATGCATGTTACtatgtaattattattttaaaaaaaataaaggtGTGAAATATAAAGTCGTGGActcattttataatataataataaaataatttataatgtATAAATATAATTATCATACCGACATTATGTAATAACATGCAtcttaaataaacattttatatgTTTTGTCTAAGTTGTAAATTTATCTTTTAAAGGATAATACTCTTTGTTTCTATAGTTTACAAGTTTTAAATTTTTGTATTACATTGTTCCTATTCATGTAGGAGATAAATTCTatagaaaaaaatatttcttttagcTAGTTCATTGTAATCcttattatttaattttcaatataGTGTGGTGTCTATGGATATATAAAAGAGAGAAGGGAGATAACTTGCATGAAAATCTCTTTGACAATGACAAGCATATGCcattttttcaaaattaaattaattttattatctgtcacatatattaaaaaatgaaatatattattaaacacacaTGCCAAAATAGAAGTTAGACTACAACACGTTTACAGAAATTAAATCTATTCTAAGAATTATTGAAATATAGTGCTTGTTAAAATCAAATCTAGTTTGAGTATTCTAGAGATGGAATGCTACAAAGTAAACTCAAAACTAACATACTTCCTTGCATAGGCATACCCTTACATGTCCCTactcttcaatcaattctttaGATTAAGTTAGGATAGCACTTACCATTCACATGTATGAGCCTTCAAGGAAATATAGAAATATGTCACAAGTAGTGAGATAGACACTAACAAAAAATGGAGCATCAACTAGAAAAAAAATTGGAAATGATTAAATCATCTTAGGTGTAACTTGCGGCTTCTAAAAAGGACCCTAAAACTTAAAACAAGACAACTTAAATTAGAGAGAAGAGAATTAAGCATCACCTTAACACCCCAAAAAACAAACTCACCTTAATCTATGAAGGGTACATCCAATGAAAGGGAAGAAATAATAGTGGGTTTTGAAGGGAACCCAAAAACCTTCTTATAATGAGAATACTTTGAACTAAGAATGAATCAATTGAAGAATGGACTAGATAAAGAAAAATCTATGGGTTATGCAAAGTAGAAAATTAGTTAACAATAGAGAGTTGAAGAAAACAAAAGGGAAACTAATATATTAGGTCAAATCAAAATAAATAAGCCACTGGAAAAGGATAAGGTACCATCTAGGAGACAAAAACCCAAAAATCTTAGCATTCGAAGCCAACTCAATAGGTTTTGAAGCAATGAAACCGATTGAaaggtccacctcaataggactaagaacaaaaaaaaatatgttcCCCCTCTATAAGATCTACAAGATTGGTACCCACCATAGAAGCCACCTCCATAGCACCTTCTGTACAAGAAGGGAACTAGTTGTAGAATTCCATTCTATATATATAGGTCCAAGAAAGGTACCAATACTCAAATAGTATTGAGGGGGTTACCTAACCCATTCTAGGAGAAAGAACTCCACATTTAGAGGACTCTAGAGGAGAAGAGTAGGGAAAGGGGTAGAGAGAGAAGTCTCTCTTTGGAAAGTGGGCAAGAAGGGAACACACTTAAACACTCTAGAAGCAATCACAATAAAATAAGAGAACTCACTAACTTGAGAAGAAGAGAAGACAATCCAACCAACCAAAGAAGAGATTGTACACTAAGAAGAGAATAAAACCAATGAAGTGAACCCTTAGAAAAAAGAAGGCCTCTCCCACTCAAAACTAAACCAATAGCCAAATagtagagcaggaagagaaaataaatacaaattcttcatcacataaaataaatacaACACATCCAACACATCCACCAATAGTAGAGTTCACAAGGACTTTATCAACACATCCACCAATGAATCTATGTGAAGAACTCATAAACAAGATGCACAAATGACCATATTTAAAAGAAGAGCTACAAAAAATATCATCATAGAAAAGGTTGGTGTAGAAAACACTTGGTCTCCCAACAAGCACCCATGATAAGACTAGGAAGAATGGCACAAATTCCCATTTGAAAGAAAAAACCCAAAACCAATGATAGTAATAAATGGACTAGATCTAAGCGTAAGGACAACTCGAGACACGTGAAATGGGGATCCCAAATTCATGGGAGGCAATGAATTGAAAAAGTAACCCTCCATGATACTCAACAGTCAAATAAAACATACAGAGAAGCCCACACTACATGAAGCTACTGAGAAAACCAATTAAATCTAGATTAAAACACccatgaaaaaataatattttagaaTATAAGGAGCTCATTTCAAGAATTAAGATGGTTGTGATAGCCTTGAAAAATGACCTAGCAAAAATTTTCATGCTCTAGGCAAAATATCAatcattttgattttatctttctctttGTCTTGTGTTTCAGGCTCAGGTGTTAGGGTTTATGCATTTTGATTAAGTCTTTTATAAAAACCCTAAGCCTATTTTAATTTGGTGTTACCTTTTTCTCCACTTAGGGCCAAGGGTTTGCTTACCATTGGTGGGTCCATGTCTTTCTCTAGGCATTAAGTTGTTCGGCTGGCTCCTTTTAATATTCTCCTAAGTCTAGCGTGGTAATGTCTTCTTGGCCCCATGGCCAGGTTCCCCTTTATTTTTTCTACCTATGCCATGTTAATTTTCCTAAGGCTTATTATTATTGTCTAATATTTTATGATATCTGTCAAGCTACTTAAATTTTATGCTATCTGCATATGCTTGAGTGGATGGAGATCTTTTAATCATGGTTATGAAGATGTTCGACTGTTAGCCTATTAAAATTAGTAGTTACCTTGGCAAGAGGGTAAAAATTGAGAAAATCCAAAGGTCCGCACAATACCACGGTCAAAGATGCACAGGGGTTATGGActgcgacatcatgagatgatgccacatgtctagGGCAGGTTGAAGTAAGTCCGAAGATGGGGCCACTGGAAGAGTTGAGTTGGAAGGTGACTTGGCAATGCTTAGTCAGGGGTTTTACAGATCCACATGCCGCATTTGAAGATCAATGTTAGGTTGACCCATGgtgattgcatgatatgccttgcTAGATAAGATCTACGACAGAATTATGAAACACATTTCAAAAGGGTGATTGAAGTCGCTTGCTTATCACTTGCGCGGGAAAATTAAGGAAAACAAATTGAAAGCCTATCAACGTGGGATGAATAATGACAAGTTGAGACACATGGATGCCGACTAATTTTCAAAAGGCCTATTCTGAAGGTTGTTTGTTAAGTCAATTAGAATTAGCAAGAAACAATGGTAGTACTAAAGGTGCCATCTCAGCAAATCGCATTGCCATGACAATAAGAAGTCAAAATTTTAAAGGATAAGAATAAGGATGATTTCTGGTTTGGCAATAGAATGACCAGGGGCCTGTCAACAAGATTAGAGGATGCATATTGTCACTGATTCTTAGTAAGGTATAATCAAGGAACTATCTTCAAGAATAATTTAAAAGATAATGGCTCAGTGTCCAAAAAAGGGATTTTAAAGCTGAAATTTTGCAGTCAAggaacaaataaaatcataacaaaatcattcAGGTAAGGTGAACCTTGAGAGAAAGAAGTGGACTGATAGCTTAAATGTGATGGTGTACTATATTTGATAAACATTGTTTCTTGAGTCCATAGCTAATGGGATAAGTAGAAAGCATCAGAATGATGATTTTTCGTATAAATGAGCACCACCAAATgaagtaatttttttattataaatatagcaACG is a genomic window of Cryptomeria japonica chromosome 7, Sugi_1.0, whole genome shotgun sequence containing:
- the LOC131056277 gene encoding short-chain dehydrogenase reductase 2a-like — encoded protein: MIPIKEFCVNNKAETLVIPKVLPFIQYIVFPNEIIRKLTTWKIPATNNKIQSSARKVGRRERSYKAGFWKAPNSGTFCNSRIMSNGVPTSAVLKRLEGKVAVITGGSRGLGEATVRLFVNHGAKVIIADIADDAGMKVAKSLYPWATYIHCDVSKEQDVSAAVDLAIEKHGKLDIMYNNAGISNTQKGSVAEYEMEQFERVLNINLKGVMHGIKHAARVMIPRKMGCIISTASIAGVMGGTSTYSYTASKHAVIGLTKNGAVELGKYGIRVNCISPGVVVTDMVVNFLGETPTPELKAQLEASFSSRGNLKEAILEAEDIAEAALYLASEGSKYVNGHNIVVDGGLTIVNNEWALLEGKVAVITGGSRGLGEATVRLFVNHGAKVIIADIADDAGMKVAKSLSPWATYIHCDVAKSKIPRYDHQENGLHYFYGEYSRDRVMNIRGETPTAELKAQMEALFSSRGNLKEAILETEDIAEAALYLASEGSKYENDHNIVVDGGLTIVNNEWALY